The following are from one region of the Effusibacillus pohliae DSM 22757 genome:
- a CDS encoding type II toxin-antitoxin system HicB family antitoxin — MKDRYIYPAIFDYAEDGISVEFPDLPGCLTCGDTDEEALHNAKEAMALHLYGMEQDGDPIPAPTPVSKLRTEENQAVVLVEVWMPPFRDEMEDRAVKKTLTIPKWLNDLAEEHKVNFSHVLQDALKRYLGVERRKAE; from the coding sequence GTGAAAGATCGGTACATTTATCCAGCGATTTTCGATTATGCAGAAGATGGGATTTCGGTTGAGTTTCCTGATTTGCCGGGGTGCCTGACTTGCGGGGACACGGACGAGGAAGCGCTGCACAATGCGAAAGAAGCGATGGCGCTGCATCTGTACGGAATGGAGCAGGATGGAGATCCCATTCCGGCTCCTACTCCCGTATCGAAGCTGCGGACGGAGGAAAACCAGGCCGTGGTATTGGTGGAGGTCTGGATGCCGCCGTTTCGGGACGAGATGGAGGATCGCGCGGTGAAAAAGACACTGACCATCCCAAAGTGGCTGAACGACCTGGCAGAAGAACACAAGGTGAACTTTTCGCACGTGCTGCAGGATGCGCTGAAGCGGTATCTGGGTGTCGAACGTCGGAAAGCAGAATGA